One region of Qipengyuania gaetbuli genomic DNA includes:
- a CDS encoding aspartate/glutamate racemase family protein: protein MRKLGLIGGMSWISTRAYYERINREIQRKGHPMSSAPMLIESLDYSLIAEAKQADDWDRIAALLVDSARRLESAGAEGLVIAANTMHKVYDRVAEGISIPVLHIADSVGEAMRAAGCDNAALLGTRFIMTEGFYRQRLVSYGVDLLPPDPGDVELVDGIIYKELMLGRVTRSAERALKTVITNKDKEGAKAIVLACTELELVVDTDANVLPVFDSTDIHCRTAADWILAGG from the coding sequence TTGCGCAAGCTGGGTCTAATCGGTGGGATGAGCTGGATCTCTACCCGCGCCTATTACGAACGCATCAACCGCGAAATCCAGCGCAAGGGGCACCCGATGTCCAGCGCACCGATGCTGATCGAAAGTCTCGACTATTCGCTCATCGCCGAGGCGAAGCAGGCGGACGACTGGGACCGGATCGCAGCGCTTCTGGTCGATAGCGCGCGCCGGCTGGAAAGCGCCGGTGCCGAAGGCCTGGTGATCGCCGCCAACACCATGCACAAGGTCTATGACCGGGTCGCGGAAGGCATCTCGATCCCTGTCCTGCATATCGCTGACAGCGTGGGCGAGGCCATGCGCGCGGCAGGCTGCGACAATGCGGCGCTACTCGGCACGCGCTTCATCATGACCGAGGGCTTCTACCGCCAGCGGCTGGTATCCTACGGCGTCGACCTGCTTCCGCCCGATCCGGGCGATGTCGAACTGGTCGACGGCATCATCTACAAGGAATTGATGCTCGGCCGCGTTACGCGCTCTGCCGAACGTGCGCTCAAGACCGTCATCACCAACAAGGACAAGGAAGGCGCGAAGGCCATCGTGTTGGCCTGTACCGAGCTGGAGCTGGTGGTCGACACCGATGCGAACGTGCTGCCGGTGTTCGATTCCACCGACATCCACTGCCGCACCGCCGCCGACTGGATACTCGCCGGAGGGTAG
- a CDS encoding alpha/beta fold hydrolase, which yields MKWIVRGLALLLLAGGLAFLFFRVPDTDANEMWAKYGASPSQAVELADGRTVHLRDEGPRDAPVIMLLHGSNADLYTWQPWAEMLREDYRVIRFDQRGHGLTGPAPDGDYSHDAFVADVGNVADALGLDRFVLAGNSMGGGIAMGYAMAHPERLDGLVLVDAGGADIQREGSGNLAFKLARIPVVNSLSFQLMPRSIVERSLSQSVSNQQIVSPEAVDRYWELARYPGNRDATMKRFGLGWTVFDKADVAKVEVPTLVMWGKEDALIPFAAAGWYDDVLPNSALVAYDGIGHIPMEEAAERSATDLMVWLSDIALAASESASEPPRAQSVPNS from the coding sequence ATGAAATGGATCGTGCGCGGCTTGGCCCTGCTGCTGCTTGCCGGCGGTCTCGCTTTCCTCTTCTTCAGGGTGCCGGACACCGATGCGAACGAGATGTGGGCCAAGTACGGCGCTTCGCCTTCGCAGGCTGTCGAACTTGCCGACGGGCGAACCGTCCACTTGCGGGATGAAGGACCGCGCGATGCGCCGGTGATCATGCTGCTCCACGGCTCGAACGCCGATCTCTACACTTGGCAGCCCTGGGCTGAGATGCTGCGCGAGGATTACCGCGTCATCCGCTTCGACCAGCGCGGCCACGGCCTGACGGGACCCGCGCCCGATGGCGATTATTCGCATGACGCCTTCGTCGCCGACGTCGGGAATGTCGCCGATGCGCTGGGCCTCGATCGCTTTGTGCTGGCCGGAAATTCCATGGGCGGCGGCATCGCCATGGGATACGCCATGGCCCATCCCGAACGTCTCGACGGACTTGTGCTGGTCGATGCAGGCGGCGCCGACATCCAGCGCGAAGGCAGCGGCAACCTGGCCTTCAAGCTGGCGCGCATTCCGGTGGTCAACAGCCTCTCTTTCCAGCTCATGCCGCGCTCGATCGTCGAGCGCAGCCTTTCGCAAAGCGTTTCGAACCAGCAAATCGTCAGCCCCGAGGCAGTTGACCGCTACTGGGAACTGGCGCGCTATCCGGGCAATCGCGATGCGACGATGAAACGCTTCGGCCTTGGCTGGACCGTCTTCGACAAGGCAGACGTGGCCAAGGTCGAAGTGCCGACACTGGTGATGTGGGGCAAGGAAGATGCGCTCATCCCCTTTGCGGCTGCGGGCTGGTACGATGACGTCCTGCCGAACTCTGCCCTGGTCGCCTATGACGGCATCGGGCACATCCCGATGGAAGAGGCGGCAGAGCGCAGCGCGACGGACCTGATGGTGTGGCTTTCGGACATCGCCCTTGCGGCAAGCGAAAGCGCTTCGGAACCGCCGAGGGCGCAGTCCGTTCCCAATTCCTGA
- a CDS encoding SO2930 family diheme c-type cytochrome, whose product MKPATALLAAASLALAGSVAARAAFFQPVAAVGAVNDDAVVEGMPRLLSQFGFFTDGAGQAPAARVTPYRLNTPLYSDGAEKLRFVYLPEGKRMEANGDGLIDFPVGTALIKTFAFGEGSKRRLIETRVLLHRESGWVALPYVWNAEQSDAALAIAGARMPVVTPAGEAISYRVPNKNQCKECHGLDDAVIPIGPKARNLSGEWLAANLGEVPAGADRLAVWEKRSAVGADAVARAYLDVNCAHCHRPGATASNSGLDLRWEQDDPHALGVMKRPVAAGRGAGGLLFDVVPGEPDQSILLHRMLSNDPGVAMPELGKSSIDREGTEAVRRWIEEMPR is encoded by the coding sequence ATGAAGCCTGCCACCGCCCTGCTTGCCGCAGCGAGCCTCGCGCTGGCCGGGTCGGTCGCGGCACGCGCCGCTTTCTTCCAGCCGGTAGCGGCGGTCGGCGCAGTCAATGACGATGCGGTGGTGGAGGGCATGCCGCGCCTGTTGTCGCAGTTCGGCTTCTTCACGGACGGGGCAGGGCAGGCCCCGGCGGCACGCGTCACGCCCTATCGCCTGAATACCCCGCTCTATTCCGACGGGGCGGAAAAGCTGCGCTTCGTCTACTTGCCCGAAGGCAAGCGGATGGAAGCCAATGGCGATGGCCTGATCGATTTTCCGGTCGGCACTGCGCTGATCAAGACATTCGCCTTCGGCGAGGGGAGCAAACGCCGCCTGATCGAAACACGCGTTCTGCTCCACCGTGAAAGCGGCTGGGTGGCTCTGCCCTATGTCTGGAACGCGGAGCAGTCCGACGCTGCGCTGGCGATTGCAGGTGCGCGCATGCCGGTCGTCACGCCGGCAGGCGAGGCGATCAGCTACCGTGTGCCGAACAAGAACCAGTGCAAGGAATGCCACGGGCTGGACGATGCGGTGATCCCGATCGGGCCCAAGGCACGCAATCTGTCCGGCGAATGGCTCGCGGCCAATCTTGGCGAAGTTCCGGCCGGTGCAGACCGGCTGGCGGTCTGGGAAAAGCGCAGCGCGGTGGGCGCGGATGCTGTCGCCCGCGCCTATCTCGACGTGAACTGCGCCCATTGCCACCGGCCCGGGGCCACCGCCTCGAACAGCGGGCTCGACTTGCGGTGGGAGCAGGACGATCCTCACGCGCTCGGCGTGATGAAGCGACCGGTCGCGGCCGGACGCGGGGCGGGCGGCTTGCTGTTCGATGTCGTGCCGGGCGAGCCCGACCAGTCGATCCTGCTTCACCGGATGCTGAGCAATGATCCCGGCGTCGCCATGCCCGAACTCGGCAAGTCGAGTATCGACCGCGAAGGAACCGAGGCGGTGCGCCGCTGGATCGAGGAGATGCCAAGATGA
- a CDS encoding parallel beta-helix domain-containing protein yields the protein MFRMTIAAALLATAAPALAETHVVTPGDGAQERLQEALIIAQPGDEIVLEAGRYAMSDGLSLDVEGVTLRGAGMDGTVLDFTGQQGAGEGLLVTSDNVTLRDFALENPKGDGVKSKGADNIVYHRIRVTWTRGPHPENGAYGIYPVESTGILVDGVKVTGASDAGIYVGQSDRITVRNSIAEANVAGIEIENSRNALVAHNIATRNTGGILVFDLPSLPVMGGGNVIIENNLVVANDTPNFAPPGNIVAGVRRGTGIMVMANEKVLIENNILSGNPTAPVMVIAYVQPYDDARYNPLPREVVVGPNSYDGGGYDPQLDGAEMLLAAFGGELPPVLWDGLGSLAAVEGTAGWSLNLTEAGKGLGAAQPGPLSVKAPAAAFDRSGIGAPAALEARLGG from the coding sequence ATGTTCAGAATGACGATTGCCGCGGCCCTGCTTGCGACTGCCGCGCCTGCGCTGGCCGAAACCCATGTCGTGACCCCCGGGGACGGCGCGCAGGAGCGCCTGCAGGAGGCGCTGATCATTGCGCAGCCGGGCGACGAGATCGTGCTCGAAGCGGGACGCTACGCGATGAGCGACGGTCTCAGCCTCGATGTCGAGGGTGTGACCCTGCGCGGCGCAGGAATGGACGGGACTGTGCTCGACTTCACCGGCCAGCAGGGCGCGGGCGAAGGGCTACTTGTCACCAGCGACAACGTAACCCTGCGCGATTTCGCGCTGGAAAACCCCAAGGGCGACGGGGTGAAGTCCAAGGGCGCCGACAATATCGTCTACCACCGCATCCGCGTGACCTGGACGCGCGGGCCGCATCCGGAAAATGGTGCCTACGGCATCTACCCGGTCGAAAGCACCGGCATTCTCGTCGACGGCGTCAAGGTGACCGGGGCGAGCGATGCGGGCATCTATGTCGGCCAGTCCGACCGGATCACCGTGCGCAATTCGATCGCGGAGGCGAATGTCGCCGGGATCGAGATCGAGAACAGCCGCAACGCGTTGGTCGCGCACAATATCGCCACGCGCAATACGGGCGGGATCCTCGTGTTCGACCTGCCCAGCTTACCCGTCATGGGCGGGGGCAACGTCATCATCGAGAACAACCTGGTGGTCGCCAACGACACGCCCAATTTCGCGCCTCCCGGCAATATCGTGGCCGGAGTGCGGCGCGGCACCGGCATCATGGTGATGGCTAACGAGAAGGTGCTGATCGAGAACAACATCCTCTCCGGCAATCCCACTGCGCCGGTCATGGTGATCGCCTATGTCCAGCCCTACGATGACGCGCGCTACAACCCGCTTCCGCGCGAGGTGGTGGTGGGCCCGAACAGCTACGACGGCGGCGGCTACGACCCGCAGCTCGACGGGGCGGAGATGCTGCTGGCGGCCTTTGGCGGCGAACTGCCGCCGGTCCTTTGGGACGGGCTTGGTTCGCTTGCGGCAGTCGAAGGGACCGCAGGATGGAGCCTCAACCTGACCGAGGCCGGAAAGGGCCTCGGCGCAGCGCAGCCCGGACCGCTCAGCGTGAAGGCGCCCGCAGCAGCGTTCGATCGCAGCGGCATCGGTGCACCTGCAGCGCTGGAGGCGCGGCTCGGAGGATGA
- a CDS encoding NAD(P)(+) transhydrogenase (Re/Si-specific) subunit beta translates to MRRLLLAAPFLLSASPAAASTGEPVNPWVALAYLVSGVFFILALRGLSSPATSRTGNRFGMIGMLIAVVTTLVTHSVVNIVEIGVAIFLGGIIGVTIARRIAMTAMPELVAAFHSLVGLAAVLVGWAAYLNPGAFGLLLPNGGIDPVSKVEMGLGIAIGAITFSGSVIAFAKLSGRMSGSPILLPGRHIINLGTLAAILVLVAMFAHTVGAGTMPLIIALTVAAFAIGFLLIIPIGGADMPVVVSMLNSYSGWAAAAMGFTLGNTAMIITGALVGSSGAILSYIMCRAMNRSFLSVIAGGFGADSSSGGGEAKEQRPYKQGSAEDAAFMLEQAEKVIIIPGYGMAVAQAQHALREMTDLLEEKGVEVKFAIHPVAGRMPGHMNVLLAEANVSYDKVFELEDINSEFAQADVAFIIGANDVVNPAAKTDKSSPIYGMPVFDVDKAKQVFFIKRSMGGVGYAGVDNDVFYMDQTMMLLADAKKMVEEIVKALD, encoded by the coding sequence ATGCGTCGCCTTCTCCTCGCTGCGCCCTTCCTGCTGTCGGCCTCGCCTGCTGCCGCTTCGACCGGAGAGCCGGTAAACCCGTGGGTCGCGCTCGCCTATCTCGTGTCGGGAGTGTTCTTCATCCTCGCCCTGCGCGGCCTGTCCTCGCCCGCAACGAGCCGGACGGGCAACCGCTTCGGCATGATCGGGATGCTGATCGCCGTGGTGACCACGCTGGTCACGCATTCAGTCGTCAACATCGTGGAAATCGGCGTCGCCATCTTCCTCGGCGGCATTATCGGCGTCACCATCGCCCGCCGTATCGCCATGACCGCGATGCCCGAACTGGTCGCGGCCTTTCACTCGCTAGTCGGCCTTGCCGCGGTGCTGGTGGGCTGGGCGGCTTATCTCAATCCCGGTGCTTTCGGGCTGCTCTTGCCCAATGGGGGGATCGACCCTGTCAGCAAGGTCGAGATGGGCCTCGGTATAGCGATCGGCGCGATCACCTTCTCCGGCTCTGTCATCGCCTTTGCCAAGCTTTCGGGACGGATGAGCGGCTCGCCGATCCTGTTGCCCGGGCGGCACATCATCAACCTCGGCACGCTGGCCGCGATCCTCGTGCTTGTCGCCATGTTCGCGCACACGGTCGGCGCAGGCACGATGCCGTTGATCATTGCGCTCACCGTCGCCGCTTTCGCTATCGGCTTCCTGCTCATCATTCCCATCGGCGGTGCGGACATGCCGGTCGTTGTGTCAATGCTGAACAGCTATTCGGGCTGGGCGGCAGCGGCGATGGGCTTCACGCTTGGCAATACGGCGATGATCATCACCGGCGCACTGGTGGGCTCCTCGGGTGCAATCCTCAGCTACATCATGTGCCGCGCGATGAACCGCAGCTTCCTCTCGGTCATCGCCGGCGGCTTCGGCGCGGACAGCAGCTCGGGCGGAGGCGAGGCGAAGGAGCAGCGCCCCTACAAGCAGGGCAGCGCGGAAGACGCCGCGTTCATGCTCGAACAGGCGGAAAAGGTCATCATCATCCCCGGCTACGGCATGGCGGTGGCGCAGGCGCAGCACGCGCTGCGCGAAATGACCGACCTGCTCGAGGAAAAGGGCGTCGAGGTGAAGTTCGCCATCCACCCCGTCGCCGGGCGCATGCCGGGCCACATGAACGTGCTGCTGGCCGAAGCGAACGTGTCCTACGACAAGGTCTTCGAGCTGGAAGACATCAACAGCGAATTCGCCCAGGCCGATGTGGCCTTCATCATCGGCGCGAACGACGTGGTTAACCCGGCGGCCAAGACCGACAAGTCCTCGCCCATCTACGGCATGCCCGTGTTCGACGTGGACAAGGCGAAACAGGTCTTCTTCATCAAGCGCTCCATGGGCGGGGTGGGCTATGCGGGCGTCGACAACGACGTCTTTTACATGGACCAGACCATGATGCTGCTGGCCGATGCGAAGAAGATGGTCGAGGAAATCGTGAAGGCGCTCGACTGA
- a CDS encoding NAD(P) transhydrogenase subunit alpha yields the protein MDFISILSIFVLACFVGYYVVWSVTPALHTPLMAVTNAISSVIIVGALIAAAEAGSPLAKWLGLAGVVLASVNIFGGFAVTERMLAMYKKKEKK from the coding sequence ATGGACTTCATTTCGATCCTGTCGATCTTCGTGCTGGCGTGTTTCGTCGGCTATTACGTAGTCTGGTCGGTCACGCCTGCGTTGCATACGCCGCTGATGGCGGTGACCAATGCGATTTCCTCGGTGATCATCGTCGGTGCGCTTATTGCCGCAGCGGAGGCGGGTAGCCCCCTTGCGAAATGGTTGGGCCTGGCTGGCGTCGTGCTAGCCAGCGTGAACATCTTCGGTGGTTTCGCTGTCACCGAGCGAATGCTGGCCATGTACAAGAAGAAGGAGAAGAAGTGA
- a CDS encoding NAD(P) transhydrogenase subunit alpha produces the protein MRIAVLAERANGESRVAITPETAKKFIALGAEVAVEEGAGVSASITDEAYREAGAQVVPAAQAVAGADIVLGVQAPDVALLSGAKPGAWVAATFDPFRETDRVEAYAKAGLEALSMEFMPRITRAQSMDVLSSQSNLAGYKAVLASANEYGRAFPMMMTAAGTVQAARVFVMGVGVAGLQAIATAKRLGAQVSATDVRSATKEQIQSLGAKPIFVEEVAGIEGEGSGGYATEMSDEYKAAQAKLVSEHIAKQDIVITTALIPGRPAPLLVSDEQIASMKPGSVIFDLAVSQGGNVEGSKPDQVVEKHGVKIVGYSNTAGHLAADASALFARNLYNFLSAFWDKEQGKPVLDEEIGDAVRLTQGGKVVNERLTTT, from the coding sequence ATCCGCATCGCTGTCCTGGCAGAGCGGGCGAACGGCGAAAGCCGGGTCGCCATCACGCCGGAAACGGCGAAGAAATTCATCGCACTCGGGGCAGAAGTCGCAGTGGAGGAAGGCGCAGGGGTAAGCGCCTCCATCACCGACGAGGCCTATCGCGAAGCAGGGGCGCAAGTCGTACCCGCGGCCCAGGCGGTCGCGGGCGCGGACATCGTGCTCGGCGTGCAGGCGCCCGACGTGGCGCTGCTGTCCGGCGCGAAGCCCGGCGCTTGGGTCGCGGCGACGTTCGATCCCTTTCGCGAGACCGACCGGGTAGAGGCCTATGCCAAGGCAGGACTCGAAGCGTTGTCGATGGAGTTCATGCCGCGCATCACGCGCGCGCAGAGCATGGACGTGCTCTCGAGCCAGTCGAACCTTGCCGGCTACAAGGCGGTGCTTGCATCCGCCAACGAATATGGCCGCGCATTCCCGATGATGATGACCGCCGCCGGCACGGTGCAGGCAGCCAGGGTCTTCGTCATGGGGGTCGGCGTTGCCGGACTGCAGGCTATCGCCACTGCCAAGCGGCTCGGCGCGCAGGTGTCCGCCACAGACGTGCGCAGCGCCACCAAGGAACAGATCCAGTCGCTGGGTGCGAAGCCGATCTTCGTCGAGGAAGTCGCCGGTATCGAGGGCGAAGGCTCGGGCGGCTACGCCACCGAGATGAGCGACGAATACAAGGCCGCGCAGGCCAAGCTCGTGTCCGAACACATCGCCAAACAGGACATCGTCATCACCACCGCGCTCATCCCGGGCCGCCCCGCTCCGCTGCTGGTCAGCGACGAGCAAATCGCCTCGATGAAGCCGGGCAGCGTGATTTTCGACCTCGCGGTTTCGCAAGGCGGCAACGTGGAAGGATCGAAGCCCGACCAGGTGGTCGAGAAGCACGGCGTAAAGATCGTCGGCTATTCGAACACGGCAGGCCATCTAGCCGCAGACGCATCGGCGCTTTTCGCGCGCAACCTCTACAACTTCCTCTCCGCCTTCTGGGACAAGGAGCAGGGCAAACCCGTGCTCGACGAGGAAATCGGCGACGCCGTGCGGCTTACGCAGGGCGGGAAGGTCGTGAACGAGAGGCTGACGACTACGTAA
- a CDS encoding aa3-type cytochrome c oxidase subunit IV translates to MKAHSKTYGSFIGMLKWAVPVIVIITAIVVILISG, encoded by the coding sequence ATGAAGGCCCATAGCAAGACCTATGGCTCCTTCATCGGCATGCTGAAGTGGGCGGTCCCCGTGATCGTCATCATCACGGCCATCGTCGTCATCTTGATTTCGGGCTGA